In Anaerolineales bacterium, one DNA window encodes the following:
- a CDS encoding ABC transporter ATP-binding protein, whose protein sequence is MNTPMQLLHIENLILHFRTQTGSVQAVDDVNFDLDFNRAVVILGESGCGKTSLSKALLRLLPRNVEEYSGKIMLHGTDIMSLNDEEYRQNVRWMGVSLVPQAAMNALNPVLKVGDQVAEPAILHLGISQAEALGLVYKMFQHVGVPADFVGRYPFELSGGMRQRVALAMALVTSPSLIVLDEPTSALDLLTQANIMNVLKRIKHELGTSFILITHDIATSSELADEVAIMYAGQIVESGDAKDFFPAPLHPYSQMLMASVPRLRSDSDPMFITGQPPSLMNPPTGCRFAARCPFQFEKCGDAPPVFQKGKRRVKCWLHE, encoded by the coding sequence ATGAACACACCAATGCAGCTCCTCCACATCGAAAACCTTATCCTGCACTTCCGCACGCAGACGGGAAGTGTGCAAGCCGTGGACGATGTCAATTTTGACCTCGACTTCAACCGCGCTGTGGTCATCCTCGGCGAATCGGGTTGTGGAAAAACGTCCCTTTCAAAGGCATTGCTGCGCCTTCTGCCGCGCAACGTGGAGGAATACTCTGGAAAGATCATGCTTCATGGCACGGATATCATGTCCCTAAACGATGAGGAATACCGCCAAAACGTCCGCTGGATGGGCGTGTCGCTTGTTCCGCAGGCGGCGATGAATGCTTTGAACCCCGTGCTCAAGGTTGGAGATCAAGTAGCAGAACCTGCCATCCTCCATCTTGGAATCAGCCAAGCCGAAGCGCTTGGCTTGGTGTACAAAATGTTCCAGCATGTCGGCGTCCCCGCCGATTTTGTGGGCCGTTATCCCTTTGAATTGAGCGGCGGGATGCGCCAGCGTGTGGCATTAGCAATGGCATTGGTCACATCGCCCAGCCTCATCGTTCTGGATGAGCCGACCTCCGCCCTGGACCTGCTCACGCAGGCAAATATCATGAACGTCCTCAAGCGCATCAAACATGAATTGGGGACATCCTTCATCCTCATCACGCACGACATTGCCACATCCAGCGAACTCGCGGATGAAGTCGCCATCATGTATGCGGGTCAGATCGTGGAGTCGGGTGATGCGAAGGACTTCTTTCCCGCGCCGCTTCATCCCTACTCGCAGATGCTCATGGCAAGCGTCCCGCGCCTGCGCAGTGACTCCGACCCGATGTTCATCACGGGGCAGCCGCCCAGCCTGATGAATCCCCCCACTGGATGCCGTTTCGCAGCGCGCTGTCCCTTCCAATTTGAGAAGTGCGGGGATGCGCCGCCGGTGTTTCAGAAGGGAAAGCGCAGGGTCAAATGCTGGCTGCATGAATAA
- a CDS encoding ABC transporter permease, giving the protein MSAFRNSMRDLARYPSAIAGIVLIIFFVVVSIYAMVAIPYPEAIRLWRGGEGVWYMNPVAVPPAWTNLFRSEKLPATLVFDSQADEITKTVTDKGDGLTESVMTYTFDYPYDSFPKELALYFKSNYLQKQPYVSVLWVTPDGRELRVTDTTVGASTVYYFSQDSKLERRLGGEKPAEGLFLLSESDLRSAQRGLYELRLTVLTFEPDATVDAEFVLYGQVHGWAGTDHQRRDLSIALLWGMPVALAFGLLAALGTTVLTMIISAVGTWFGGWLDELIQRLTEVNLVLPFLPILIMVGTFYSRSIWVILGVTILLSIFSAQVKSYRAIFLQVKEAPYIEAARSYGASQWRIIFRYLIPRIIPVLIPQLVTIIPTFVFLEASLAVLGLGDPVLPTWGKVIDDARTNGALFRGQYYWVLEPSALLMLTGLAFAMLGFSLDRIFNPRLRGL; this is encoded by the coding sequence GTGAGCGCCTTTCGAAATTCCATGCGCGACCTTGCGCGATATCCATCCGCCATTGCCGGCATTGTGCTGATTATTTTCTTTGTGGTCGTTTCCATATATGCGATGGTTGCCATTCCATACCCCGAAGCCATCCGCTTGTGGCGCGGCGGCGAAGGCGTCTGGTACATGAATCCCGTTGCCGTGCCGCCCGCATGGACGAATCTGTTTCGCTCTGAAAAACTCCCTGCCACACTTGTATTCGACTCGCAAGCCGATGAGATTACAAAAACGGTCACGGACAAGGGAGATGGTCTGACCGAAAGCGTCATGACCTACACCTTCGATTATCCCTACGATAGTTTCCCGAAGGAACTGGCGTTGTATTTCAAATCCAATTATTTGCAGAAACAGCCGTATGTATCCGTGCTATGGGTCACGCCTGATGGACGCGAACTCCGTGTGACGGATACGACTGTGGGCGCATCCACTGTCTATTACTTCTCGCAAGACTCCAAACTTGAGCGGCGTTTGGGTGGGGAAAAACCTGCGGAGGGACTCTTCCTCCTCTCAGAAAGTGATCTGCGTTCCGCACAGCGCGGTCTCTATGAACTGCGCCTCACTGTCCTGACCTTTGAGCCTGATGCCACCGTGGACGCAGAATTCGTCCTGTATGGGCAGGTGCATGGCTGGGCAGGGACGGATCACCAACGGCGCGACCTATCCATTGCCTTGTTGTGGGGTATGCCCGTTGCGCTGGCGTTCGGTCTGCTTGCCGCCCTGGGTACAACCGTGCTGACGATGATCATCTCTGCTGTCGGCACATGGTTTGGCGGCTGGCTGGATGAACTCATCCAACGGTTGACGGAAGTCAATCTTGTATTGCCCTTCCTGCCGATCCTCATCATGGTGGGCACGTTCTACTCACGGAGTATTTGGGTCATCCTCGGCGTGACCATCCTGCTCAGTATCTTCAGTGCACAGGTCAAATCGTATCGCGCCATCTTTTTACAAGTCAAGGAGGCGCCGTATATCGAGGCAGCTCGTTCGTATGGTGCGAGCCAGTGGCGCATTATTTTCCGCTACTTGATTCCGCGCATCATCCCCGTCCTCATCCCGCAATTGGTGACCATTATCCCGACCTTCGTGTTTCTTGAAGCGTCACTTGCAGTACTGGGACTCGGCGACCCCGTCCTGCCGACCTGGGGAAAGGTGATTGACGATGCCCGCACAAACGGCGCGCTCTTCCGTGGTCAATATTACTGGGTGCTGGAACCCTCCGCTTTGCTCATGCTCACAGGCCTGGCATTTGCCATGCTCGGCTTTTCATTGGATCGCATCTTCAACCCGCGCCTGCGAGGCCTTTAA
- a CDS encoding ABC transporter permease — protein sequence MTITAETITPVQKSKKSNSAILRLLKFTGVRLLSLVVTVVIGIFLTIIIANMGGYVDTIRKAEIRESVFVRVNSNNMLNNLSAEERTQRIDDMIRLEEKRLGLDQPFMVRTVKYMSNALTLSLGRAQKMTSDSGSRTVRLIILERLAPTLMLFGASNILLFAASIFVALNLSRKYGSFLDRIIVGLAPTSSAPGWFYGLFLIVIFAGILRMLPFGGMVDTPPPPNRFDYFLSLLKHLILPTAAISLSTLFLSAYNWRTFFLIFSSEDYVEMAKAKGLTSRDIERRYILRPTLPTIITNFALILIFLWTGAPILETVFNWPGLGRTLFQAVGLFDIPVIVGSTVIFAYMLAITVFILDFVFALVDPRVKIGSEGSRQ from the coding sequence ATGACAATCACTGCAGAGACCATCACACCCGTTCAAAAATCAAAGAAATCAAACAGCGCCATTTTGCGGCTGTTGAAATTCACAGGCGTACGATTGTTGTCGCTTGTGGTTACGGTTGTCATTGGGATTTTCCTGACCATCATTATTGCCAACATGGGCGGCTATGTGGATACCATCCGCAAGGCGGAAATTCGCGAGTCTGTGTTCGTACGTGTGAACAGCAATAATATGCTCAACAACCTTTCGGCGGAGGAACGCACGCAACGCATTGATGACATGATCCGTCTTGAAGAAAAACGGCTGGGTTTGGACCAGCCATTCATGGTGCGTACGGTGAAGTACATGTCCAACGCACTGACGTTGAGCCTCGGGCGTGCGCAAAAGATGACCAGTGATAGCGGCTCGCGCACCGTGCGTCTTATCATTCTTGAACGCCTCGCTCCGACCCTGATGCTGTTCGGTGCTTCGAACATCCTGCTCTTTGCTGCCAGCATTTTCGTTGCCCTCAACCTTTCGCGCAAGTATGGCAGCTTTTTGGACCGCATCATTGTTGGACTTGCGCCGACTTCATCTGCGCCGGGCTGGTTCTATGGACTTTTTCTCATCGTGATCTTTGCAGGCATCCTGCGGATGCTGCCTTTCGGCGGCATGGTGGATACACCACCACCGCCAAACCGATTTGATTATTTCCTCAGTTTGTTGAAGCATCTTATCCTGCCAACAGCGGCCATTTCACTCAGTACGTTGTTCTTGAGCGCATACAACTGGCGCACGTTCTTCCTGATCTTTTCCAGTGAGGATTATGTGGAAATGGCAAAAGCCAAGGGATTGACATCCCGCGATATCGAACGGCGGTACATCCTGCGCCCCACGCTTCCCACCATCATCACCAACTTCGCCTTGATCCTCATCTTTTTATGGACGGGTGCGCCCATCCTTGAAACGGTCTTCAACTGGCCCGGGTTGGGGCGCACGCTCTTTCAGGCGGTCGGCTTGTTCGATATCCCCGTCATTGTCGGTTCCACTGTAATTTTTGCCTATATGCTTGCCATCACTGTTTTTATCCTTGATTTTGTCTTTGCCCTGGTTGACCCGCGCGTCAAGATTGGCTCGGAAGGGAGCAGGCAGTGA